In Gossypium arboreum isolate Shixiya-1 chromosome 6, ASM2569848v2, whole genome shotgun sequence, the following are encoded in one genomic region:
- the LOC108482424 gene encoding uncharacterized protein LOC108482424 — translation MSFKKENLDLILVPAGLLIMFAYHLFLLYRYIHRPHTTVIGFENTDKEAWVERVLQADKEAISNALTVIASNTSAATFLCSVCLTLSSLIGAWLGNSSNNFFVSNLIYGDTRQSTMSIKYICILTCFFIAFCCFVQSARNFVHANYLITTPNCEVPMETVKLTVLRGGEFWSLGLRSLYFALDLILWFFGPIPMFVSSVIMVFILYYLDTNTKPLHYHQNLYTHKASSTSNCSVAKY, via the exons ATGTCTTTCAAAAAGGAGAATCTTGATTTGATTTTAGTCCCTGCCGGTTTGCTCATCATGTTTGCTTACCATCTATTCCTTTTATATAGATACATACATCGTCCTCACACAACGGTGATCGGTTTTGAAAACACCGATAAAGAAGCTTGGGTCGAACGAGTATTGCAG GCTGATAAAGAAGCTATTAGCAATGCTCTAACAGTCATTGCGTCGAACACCTCAGCTGCAACTTTTTTATGCTCAGTTTGTTTAACACTAAGCTCTCTAATCGGTGCTTGGCTCGGGAATTCATCAAATAATTTCTTCGTAAGCAATTTAATCTATGGAGATACAAGGCAATCCACGATGTCAATCAAATATATTTGCATTTTAACTTGTTTTTTCATTGCATTTTGTTGCTTTGTTCAATCGGCAAGGAACTTTGTTCATGCAAATTATTTGATAACTACACCCAATTGTGAAGTACCGATGGAAACTGTGAAATTAACTGTTCTTCGAGGTGGCGAGTTTTGGTCACTTGGGCTTCGATCACTTTATTTTGCTCTTGATTTGATTCTTTGGTTTTTTGGACCAATCCCAATGTTTGTTTCTTCAGTAATCATGGTGTTTATCCTTTATTATCTTGATACAAACACTAAACCATTGCATTACCATCAAAATCTATACACCCATAAAGCTTCTTCAACAAGTAATTGTTCGGTTGCCaagtattga